In the genome of Populus nigra chromosome 9, ddPopNigr1.1, whole genome shotgun sequence, one region contains:
- the LOC133702934 gene encoding protein GRAVITROPIC IN THE LIGHT 1-like: METIKCRSLTNNKSKIARTIQKVINLKTATRIASNNGIGICLLTPHNKFDQDDLNTTCKSQNSTDNHKQKDAKAKRRAILEALVAKLFASITTIKAAYAELQMAQNPYCGDAIQAADQAVVDELKQLSELKRSFFKNELHLSPQVTMMLAEIQEQQSLMKTYEITIKKLETDVEVKGSDIGSLKKQLDEAIAFNKSIEKRLNASGPLSMFDNIQFSLLNPTHFAQLLHYTLRSMKSFVKLMVREMEVAHWDIEAAAKAIEPENIVFSKPSHRCFVFESFVCKTMLEGFNHPNEEHQSEYYYFIEFKKIKSVNPKQFLTHNPDSSFARFTRAKYLQLVHAKLECSLFGNLNQRKLVNSGGFPDSAFFNAFVEMARRVWALNLLAFSFGEDVSIFQVSKNCRFSDVYMEAVTQDSELENPNSDTDLRVAFTVVPGFKIGKTVIQSQVYLSPVKIF; the protein is encoded by the exons ATGGAGACAATTAAATGTAGATCACTCACAAACAACAAGAGCAAGATAGCAAGAACAATCCAAAAGGTTATCAACCTCAAGACTGCAACAAGAATTGCTTCAAATAATGGGATTGGCATTTGCTTGCTAACACCACACAACAAATTTGATCAAGATGATTTAAACACCACCTGCAAATCTCAAAACAGTACCGATAATCACAAGCAGAAAGATGCTAAGGCCAAGCGCAGAGCAATCTTGGAGGCATTGGTGGCAAAGCTATTTGCAAGCATTACTACGATTAAAGCAGCTTATGCAGAGCTACAAATGGCTCAAAACCCTTATTGTGGTGATGCTATACAAGCTGCAGATCAGGCTGTTGTTGATGAGTTGAAACAATTGTCAGAACTTAAGCGTAGTTTTTTCAAGAATGAGCTTCACCTTTCACCACAGGTGACCATGATGCTGGCAGAGATTCAAGAACAACAGAGCTTAATGAAGACCTATGAGATCACAATCAAGAAACTGGAAACAGATGTTGAGGTTAAAGGTTCAGACATTGGTTCACTCAAGAAACAGCTTGACGAGGCTATTGCATTTAACAAGTCAATTGAGAAGAGACTAAATGCAAGTGGGCCTCTATCAATGTTTGACAACATTCAGTTTTCACTCCTAAACCCAACTCATTTTGCTCAACTCTTGCATTATACTTTAAGATCTATGAAGAGTTTTGTGAAATTAATGGTTCGAGAAATGGAGGTAGCCCACTGGGATATTGAAGCAGCTGCAAAAGCAATTGAACCAGAGAACATTGTGTTTTCAAAGCCAAGCCACAGGTGCTTTGTCTTCGAATCTTTTGTGTGCAAAACGATGCTTGAAGGTTTCAATCATCCAAACGAAGAGCATCAGAGTGAATACTACTACTTCATTGAATTCAAGAAGATCAAATCTGTAAACCCAAAACAGTTCTTGACTCATAATCCAGACTCATCATTTGCAAGATTCACAAGGGCTAAGTATCTTCAACTTGTCCATGCAAAATTGGAGTGCTCTCTGTTTGGGAATTTAAACCAGAGAAAGCTAGTGAATTCTGGTGGATTCCCAGATTCTGCTTTCTTTAATGCATTTGTTGAGATGGCTAGAAGGGTATGGGCCTTGAATCTCTTAGCTTTCTCATTTGGCGAAGATGTCAGTATTTTTCAAGTAAGCAAGAATTGCAGATTCTCTGATGTCTACATGGAGGCTGTAACACAAGACTCAGAATTAGAAAATCCCAATTCTGATACTGATCTCCGGGTGGCTTTCACAGTGGTTCCTGGATTCAAGATAGGCAAAACTGTGATACAGAGTCAAGTGTACTTGTCTCCG GTCAAGATTTTTTAA